The genomic interval CGGCCACCTATCTCGAGGTGCCGTTGCTGCTGCGGCTCAACATCGCACCCGAGAGGCAGCTGCGTCCGTTTGTCGCCGGCGGTACGGCGGTGAGCGTGCGACTTGGGTGCCGAGGGGTTACCACGTCGTCGACTGGTTCAGTCACGCTGTCATGCGACAATCTCGTGGCGCGCAGTGGTCTCGACGTGAACAAGACCGACGTCGCCGCCGTTCTGGGTGGCGGTGTGGAATTCCCGGTCGGCGCCGCACAACTCACGCTGGCCACGCGCTACACCATGGGGTTTTCCCGCGTGATCGGCGGCAACGACAACTACAATCGGGCGCTGAGTTTCTACGTGGGCCTTGCCAAGGCGCGACGCGAGTAGGCGGTGAACGTCGCCCTGAAATGCCTGCTGGGTTGGAGCATCTGGCTGGGTGCCGCTACCGAGCTGTCGGCCCAGCACGTTGGCGGCTCGTATGCCAGAACGGCGTCGACGGTGGATTGGCAGTATCCCGCTCCGCCCGCTGGCTGCGATTCCTGCATTTCCGATGCCGAACCGAACGCCGGTCGCCACGCCACGGCGCTCGGAATTGTGGCACAATGGCACGTGGACCGGTGGTTCGGCGCTGCATCGGAAATCCGGTTTACGCCGAAGGGATTTGCGGTATCGCAGCCGACGCTCGCCGTAGACTATCTAGAAATCCCCTTGCTCCTTCGCGTTGGCAGACTCGTGCACCAAAGTGTCACCGTCTCGCCGTTTGCCGAGGCCGGTCCGGCGATCGCCTTTCGCACCACATGCCGGGTGCGATACAACAGCACCTCAGAGGGATGCTACAATGGCGCGGCGTTTGGACAGGATTGGCGTATCCGCCGACTGGATGTAACAGCCGTGGCTGGAGTGGGCGTCGCCCTGCATGTGCACGGCAATCTGCTGATGGCCGGTGAACGCGTGGATTGGGGACTGCGCCACATTGGTGGCGCCGAAGGTGTGCCCACAAAGCACCGGTCCCTCTTGACCTATGTGAGTTGGATGGTTCCGCTCCCCTGACTCGCCAAACTGCGCTCGCCTGTCACAACATCACCGCCAACCGCCGCTTACATCGAGTGTACGGAATCGTTCAGCTGACATGGCGTCGCGGGTTTCGCCCTTTACAGTGGCGGCGAGGGCAGCGAAGATGTTCGCGGCAAGCGCAGACTGAATCCTCGATGGAGAACCGCGTGTCCCGGATTGACGCCAGACTGAAGGAACTTGGCCTGATTCCTCCCGTCACCGCTTCCAGATGCCGCCGGGTGGTGCTGCCCTTCCCCTGGGTTCGGATTGTTGGCCGACGAGCGATTTTTTCCGGACATGGCCCGACCAACACCGATGGTTCGCTGGCGACTCCATTGGGCAAAGTCGGCAGCGAAGTATCGCCGGAACAGGCGTATGCTGCGGCGCGCCTGACCGCCTTGGCGATTCTCGGCAGCCTTCGCCGCGAACTGGGCGATCTTGACCGCATTGCTGCTTGGACCAGAGTGTTTGGCATGGTCAACTCCGCGCCGGGGTTCAATCGGCAACCGGCAGTCATCAACGGGTTCACCGACCTGATTCTCGAGGTGTTCGGCGCGGCGATCGGCGCGCATGCCCGAAGTGCGGTGGGGCTGGCGGAACTCCCGTTCAACATCCCCGTCGAAATCGAAGGTGAGGTCGAGATCGTCCCGCGGTGAGTGGCATCCCGTCGTAGCTGGAATTGGCGCTTGCGGACCGCTACCGATTGGAGCGGGTGCTTGGCGTGGGCGGCATGGCCACGGTGTATCTGGCTGAGGATCTGAAGCACCATCGTCGCGTGGCGGTGAAGGTGCTGCGGTCGGATGTGTCCATGGCGTTGGGGGTGGAACGGTTTCTGCGCGAGATCGAGACGACGGCGAATTTGCGACACCCGCACATTCTGCCCCTCTACGACTCGGGCGAGGCGGCCGGCGCGCTGTTCTATGTCATGCCATACATCGAGGGCGAGTCGCTGCGCGACCGACTTGATCGCGACAAGCAGTTGCCGATTGCCGACGCGCTGCAGATCACGCGTGAAGTTGCCGATGCACTGCAGTACGCGCACGGGCGTGGCGTAATCCATCGCGATATCAAGCCGGAGAATGTGCTGCTCGAAGGTGGCCATGCCGTGGTGGCGGACTTTGGCATCTCCAAGG from Gemmatimonadaceae bacterium carries:
- a CDS encoding PorT family protein; translated protein: MFTRHAALLALVVSASLSPRSLRGQSLGTTAVGLIAGVSRTTLGGKDVAADIESRTNVLAGLSFVHANSARLHVEVDGLYARKGFRSPGATSTFDFTATYLEVPLLLRLNIAPERQLRPFVAGGTAVSVRLGCRGVTTSSTGSVTLSCDNLVARSGLDVNKTDVAAVLGGGVEFPVGAAQLTLATRYTMGFSRVIGGNDNYNRALSFYVGLAKARRE
- a CDS encoding RidA family protein; this encodes MSRIDARLKELGLIPPVTASRCRRVVLPFPWVRIVGRRAIFSGHGPTNTDGSLATPLGKVGSEVSPEQAYAAARLTALAILGSLRRELGDLDRIAAWTRVFGMVNSAPGFNRQPAVINGFTDLILEVFGAAIGAHARSAVGLAELPFNIPVEIEGEVEIVPR